From the genome of Geobacter sp. SVR, one region includes:
- a CDS encoding tetratricopeptide repeat protein gives MPFLLIILLCTLSISSCATAGSPVSTQTVSSPAVQDDHARALYLYSRARLATHESDYPTALTLLREAMELEPSSAFLQTAMGEIKLKIGQAQEALEYFNKAIQLDPEAREPYLMAGVLMASAGRDQEAVELLRKAVKLDPTKEDAYLQLVISLTRLFEYEEAVNTLKSLVKLKPDSVLAYYYLGRTYSQMKLYREAIGFYKKTLEIRPDFSQAAIDMAASYEALGDYPQAIEVYRSILDEDENRAVVLQRLIQLLIQQRRFDEALEYLEVAAQSGLGGQETLRKIGLIHIELEQYDQAIAVFTDLLQKDPAAHPIRLYLGIAYEEKGDLDRAYAEFEKIPQGSPAYLEAIGHIAFILQEKGETASAEKILKDAIAVDPRSIELYLYLASLYETVGKPEAALDLLKKENTRFADDPRLHFRLGVLMDKLGHKQESMAEMKQVLKLNPKDAQALNFLGYSYAELGENLDEALEYLKQAVEIRPNDGFILDSLGWVYFKMKNFDQAVRYLEEASRLADDDSTILEHLGDAYLARREYKEALKTYKRALEIDPDRKELSDKIRRIKGEHGER, from the coding sequence ATGCCATTTCTACTGATCATACTGCTGTGTACCCTTTCAATTTCCTCGTGCGCCACCGCCGGGAGCCCAGTATCTACCCAAACAGTCTCATCACCCGCTGTTCAAGATGATCATGCCCGGGCTCTCTATCTTTATTCCCGCGCCCGCCTGGCCACCCACGAGAGCGATTACCCGACCGCATTGACCCTTCTGCGGGAAGCCATGGAGCTCGAACCATCTTCAGCCTTTTTGCAGACAGCCATGGGGGAGATCAAGCTCAAAATCGGCCAGGCGCAGGAGGCGCTCGAATATTTTAACAAAGCGATTCAACTCGATCCTGAGGCCCGGGAGCCCTATCTCATGGCAGGGGTGCTGATGGCTTCGGCCGGACGCGATCAGGAAGCGGTCGAGCTGTTGCGTAAGGCCGTCAAACTGGATCCGACCAAAGAGGATGCCTACCTGCAACTGGTAATTTCGCTGACCCGTCTGTTCGAGTACGAGGAAGCGGTCAATACCCTGAAGTCCTTGGTGAAATTGAAACCCGATTCCGTCCTGGCCTATTATTATCTTGGACGCACTTATAGCCAGATGAAGCTCTACCGGGAGGCAATCGGTTTCTACAAGAAAACCCTGGAGATCAGGCCCGATTTCAGCCAGGCGGCCATTGACATGGCGGCCTCCTACGAGGCGCTCGGAGATTATCCGCAGGCCATCGAGGTGTATCGCAGCATACTGGACGAAGACGAGAATCGAGCCGTCGTTCTTCAGCGGCTGATACAGCTGCTGATCCAGCAGCGCAGGTTCGATGAGGCACTGGAGTATCTCGAAGTTGCGGCGCAATCAGGCCTGGGTGGCCAGGAAACGTTGCGGAAGATCGGTCTGATTCACATCGAGTTGGAACAGTACGATCAGGCAATCGCGGTCTTCACCGACCTGCTCCAAAAGGACCCGGCAGCCCACCCCATCAGGCTTTATCTCGGTATCGCCTATGAAGAGAAGGGGGATCTGGATCGGGCTTACGCCGAGTTTGAGAAGATTCCGCAGGGATCTCCCGCGTACCTGGAAGCAATCGGCCATATCGCGTTTATTCTTCAGGAAAAGGGGGAAACCGCCTCAGCCGAAAAGATCCTGAAGGACGCCATTGCCGTTGATCCGCGCAGTATTGAGTTGTACCTCTATCTGGCCTCGCTGTATGAAACGGTCGGCAAGCCGGAAGCGGCACTCGATCTGCTCAAAAAGGAAAACACACGCTTTGCCGATGACCCGCGCCTGCATTTCCGGCTCGGAGTGCTCATGGACAAATTGGGGCACAAGCAGGAATCGATGGCGGAGATGAAGCAGGTTCTCAAACTGAACCCAAAGGATGCGCAGGCCCTCAATTTTCTCGGATACTCCTACGCGGAACTGGGTGAAAACCTTGATGAGGCGCTCGAATATCTCAAACAGGCAGTGGAAATACGCCCCAATGACGGCTTCATTCTCGACAGCCTCGGCTGGGTCTATTTCAAAATGAAGAATTTCGACCAGGCGGTTCGCTATCTTGAGGAGGCCAGTCGCCTTGCGGATGACGACTCGACCATTCTGGAGCACCTTGGCGATGCATACCTGGCGCGCCGGGAGTACAAGGAAGCTTTGAAGACCTACAAGCGCGCACTCGAGATCGATCCGGACCGCAAAGAACTATCCGACAAGATCCGCAGGATCAAAGGGGAGCATGGTGAGCGATGA